GAGGTTCTGAGCCAACAATATAGGGTAAGCAAACCGTAAAACAACTGCCTTGTCCTAACTCACTGGTAACTCCAACCGTTCCTTGATGAAGTTCGACTAAACGACGCACCAATGCTAATCCTAAACCAGTACCACTATACTGACGATTAAGGCTACTGTCAATTTGGATAAACGGTTTGAATAATTGACGGGCATTTTCAGGGGTTAGGCCAATACCTGTATCAATGACCAAGAATTGTAATAAATTCTGCGGGGTTGAGGATATAACTTTTACCTCTAATTTGACACAGCCACCATCAGGAGTAAATTTAACAGCATTATTGAGGAGATTAATCAAAACTTGGCGAATCCGAAGCTCGTCTACCACAATATCCTCTAACCTTTCTGGGATGTCGGTCGTGAGTTGAATATTTTTTTTAAGGGCTTGTTGTCGAACAAACGTTAAGCTATTTGTGCAGAGATAAGTGATGGATGTTGGAGCTAACTGTAATTCTAATTTACCAGATTCTACTTTTGCGAGATCCAAAACATCGTTAATTAGAGCTAACAGATGATTACCACTGCGATCAATACTATTGACGGCGTGTTTCTGTTGTTCACTAAGGTTCCCAAATACTCCATCCTGTAACCCTTCACTCATTCCTAAAATCGCATTCAGGGGAGTGCGTAATTCGTGGCTCATATTCGCCAAAAATTCATCTTTAAGCCGGGTGGCTCGATCAAGTTCCGCATTCGTTAGGGTCAACCGTTCGTTCACCTGTCGCAGTTGTTTTTCTGCTTCTTTAGCACTGGTAATATCAAAGTTAACCCCGACCATTCGTTGCGGTTCTCCACTGTTATCCCGTTGAACTAAAGCATAAGCTTTGATATATCGGATGGAACCATTAGGAAGAACCACTCGGAATTCTGGGCTGTATTCCTTTTCACCCCGTAACGCTCTTTGAATTGCAGTTTCAGTTCTTTCTCGATCCTGGGGATGCAATGCGTTTGCCCAGGTTTGATAGATGGTTTCTGGGACATCTGACTTCTCTAACCCATAAAGTTCATACATTCGCTCATCCCAGATCAGTTGGTTTGGCAAAATATCCCACTCCCAAATCCCAAACCCTCCAGATTTAATTGCTAAGGACAATCGCTCTGAAAGATTTTGCAATTTTTCTTCAGATCGTTTACGTTCAGTAATCTCTTGAGCCGTGCCCACAATTTGCTTGAGCGTTCCATCTTTGTTGTATAAGAAGGCAGCATCGCGACTGAGTAACCAGTGCCATTCTCCGTTGACATCTCGCAGCCGATATTCACAGTTTCGCTTTTCAAGATTCTGGAGAGTGTGTAAGTTGTTCAGATGAACCAATAAAGTGTCTAAATCATCGGGATGAAGAAGATCGATAAATAATTGACGGCCCATCCCTTGGATCTGCTCAGGGGAATATCCCAAAATATCAACTACCTCACGATTGCAGTAAATATTGCGCTGTTCCTCCAGATCATAAATATAAATAATATTGGGTGTATTATCAGTAATACTTTCAATAAAACGTTGACTTTCTTGTAATTCGGCGGTTCGTTGTTCAACTCTAGCTTCAAGTTCTTGGTTGAGTTGTTGCAATTGTTGTTCTATTTTTTCGCGTTCACGGAGTGCCGCTCGCTGTTTACTAATATCGTTTGAGCAACCAATTAAATGAATAATATTTCCCTCTTGATCCCGAATCACGGAAAGACGCAAGCTAATATAAATTTCTTCTCCTGATTTGGTGCGGTTCCGAATCTCTACTTCGGGGTTTCCTTTCGCGAATAAAGGGAGAAAGATTAAAGAGTGAAGTTGAGGCAAATCTTCAGGATAATAGAGCATCCTAACATCCTGGCCAATAGCTTCGGCAGCACTATAACCATAGAGTTTTTCGGCTCCTCGATTCCAACTGTAAATTTTCCCAGAAACGTCAGTAGAAATCACCGCATCGTGGATTCTTTCGAGAATCTGAGCTTGAAATTTTAACGTTTGTTCGTGATATTTGATCTCACTAATATCGCGGGCAATACATAGAAATGAATAAACTTCCCCGGCTTCATTAAATTCGGGGACAATCCGAATTTGAAACCAAGTCGAGCTATTGAAATCAGGAAACGGATGTTCGATGGTTTCTTGAGTTTTTGTCTGAATAATTTGATCGAGGGTAGTACGCCATAAATCAATAATCTCTGCACAAATTCCTAAATCCTGCAAGGTCTTACCGATTAAGTTACTCACAGGTTGTTGCATTAGCTTCTCGATGGCAGGATTAAAATAGACTGCTCGCATTTCCAGATCAATGCGATAAATAATATCTGTGGCGTTTTCTACTAAGGCGCGAAATTGTGACGCTA
This genomic stretch from Planktothrix sp. FACHB-1365 harbors:
- a CDS encoding PAS domain S-box protein: MNSSVVCQRTQSILQQLQLKRQIVRQQEQQHLVNSIALRIRASLRLEQVLQTTVEEVREFLQTDRVLIYKFLPDFSGVMVAESVLPTYRVCLNLEVEDVCFKENYLQPYRQGRVFVASDVDIADIAECHREMLKDFQVKANLVVPLLLSNYNTSETSCLISKPETEYNLWGLLIAHQCNRPRQWQNDEIDLLQQLALQLGIAIQQAEMYERVEAELYQRIDAELLERQRVASQFRALVENATDIIYRIDLEMRAVYFNPAIEKLMQQPVSNLIGKTLQDLGICAEIIDLWRTTLDQIIQTKTQETIEHPFPDFNSSTWFQIRIVPEFNEAGEVYSFLCIARDISEIKYHEQTLKFQAQILERIHDAVISTDVSGKIYSWNRGAEKLYGYSAAEAIGQDVRMLYYPEDLPQLHSLIFLPLFAKGNPEVEIRNRTKSGEEIYISLRLSVIRDQEGNIIHLIGCSNDISKQRAALREREKIEQQLQQLNQELEARVEQRTAELQESQRFIESITDNTPNIIYIYDLEEQRNIYCNREVVDILGYSPEQIQGMGRQLFIDLLHPDDLDTLLVHLNNLHTLQNLEKRNCEYRLRDVNGEWHWLLSRDAAFLYNKDGTLKQIVGTAQEITERKRSEEKLQNLSERLSLAIKSGGFGIWEWDILPNQLIWDERMYELYGLEKSDVPETIYQTWANALHPQDRERTETAIQRALRGEKEYSPEFRVVLPNGSIRYIKAYALVQRDNSGEPQRMVGVNFDITSAKEAEKQLRQVNERLTLTNAELDRATRLKDEFLANMSHELRTPLNAILGMSEGLQDGVFGNLSEQQKHAVNSIDRSGNHLLALINDVLDLAKVESGKLELQLAPTSITYLCTNSLTFVRQQALKKNIQLTTDIPERLEDIVVDELRIRQVLINLLNNAVKFTPDGGCVKLEVKVISSTPQNLLQFLVIDTGIGLTPENARQLFKPFIQIDSSLNRQYSGTGLGLALVRRLVELHQGTVGVTSELGQGSCFTVCLPYIVGSEPPIQTALSSCPPITSEELKLSPIPPISTNSPKKNSSTTLLLVEDNELNIVTISSYLSSKGYKIEIAKNGEEGVRLAKSLSPDLILMDIQLPKVDGLEAIRQIRAEQRLTSTPIIALTALAMTGDQEKCLNAGANDYLSKPVKLKQLVEKIEHLLN